In Candidatus Omnitrophota bacterium, a single genomic region encodes these proteins:
- a CDS encoding MiaB/RimO family radical SAM methylthiotransferase, with protein sequence MKQKLGILSLGCPRNLVDAETLAGRLNAKGYSIVSDISKANVALVNTCAFIEDAKRESIDAILDLIELKKRGKLKKIIVFGCLPQRYKDLKNQLPEIDAFMGSLNQDGQADRFALTPKHYAYLKICEGCLNNCSYCVIPRIKGRLKSLDEKTIIQKVRRLNCEKISELNIIGQDITGFGVDASGTSQLAALLRKIVSNAPEIGWIRLLYLNPERITDELLQLIAANKQLCKYIDLPIQHISNRILKLMNRRITKTEITSLIKKIRSIIPGVQIRTSLIVGFPSETKKEFNELLDFIKEVKFDRLGAFIYSREENTPAYSFNGQVAQGIKQERFDIVMAAQQKIASELNKRLLNKTISVLIEGKQDGDYVGRSQADAPEVDGVVYVKSKKILKIGEFSRVKIIDTLEYDLVGVKL encoded by the coding sequence ATGAAACAAAAATTAGGGATTTTATCTTTGGGGTGCCCAAGGAACCTTGTAGATGCTGAAACCCTTGCCGGTAGGCTTAATGCAAAAGGTTATTCTATTGTTAGTGATATAAGTAAAGCTAATGTCGCTTTGGTAAATACCTGCGCTTTTATTGAAGATGCCAAGCGTGAATCAATTGATGCTATTCTTGATTTAATAGAGTTAAAAAAGCGGGGGAAGCTTAAAAAAATAATTGTTTTTGGTTGCCTGCCGCAGCGTTACAAAGATTTGAAAAATCAGCTGCCTGAGATAGATGCTTTTATGGGCTCACTTAATCAGGATGGGCAGGCAGATAGGTTTGCTTTAACTCCAAAGCATTACGCATACCTGAAAATTTGCGAAGGCTGCCTGAATAATTGCAGTTACTGTGTAATTCCCAGGATCAAAGGAAGGCTTAAGAGCCTGGATGAAAAAACAATAATTCAGAAAGTCAGACGATTAAATTGCGAGAAAATTTCAGAGCTTAATATTATTGGGCAAGATATCACCGGTTTTGGCGTGGATGCCAGTGGTACTAGCCAATTAGCAGCTCTTTTAAGAAAAATAGTCAGTAATGCGCCTGAAATTGGCTGGATTCGTCTTTTGTATCTGAATCCTGAACGTATTACCGATGAATTACTCCAGTTAATCGCGGCAAATAAACAATTATGTAAATATATCGATTTACCGATACAGCATATTAGTAACCGTATCTTGAAATTGATGAACCGTAGAATTACCAAGACAGAAATAACTTCTTTAATAAAAAAAATTAGAAGTATTATCCCTGGAGTTCAAATACGGACTTCGCTGATCGTAGGTTTTCCTTCGGAAACAAAAAAAGAGTTTAATGAATTACTTGATTTTATAAAAGAAGTAAAATTTGATAGATTAGGGGCTTTTATTTATTCCCGAGAGGAAAATACTCCAGCATATAGCTTTAATGGGCAGGTTGCTCAAGGGATAAAACAGGAGAGATTTGATATTGTTATGGCAGCACAGCAAAAAATTGCCTCAGAATTAAATAAAAGACTTTTAAATAAGACCATTAGTGTTTTGATTGAAGGGAAGCAGGATGGTGATTATGTTGGCCGCAGCCAGGCAGATGCGCCTGAGGTTGACGGAGTAGTTTATGTAAAGAGTAAAAAAATACTTAAAATCGGTGAATTTTCCCGGGTAAAAATTATAGATACTTTGGAGTATGATTTAGTGGGGGTAAAATTATGA
- the pgsA gene encoding CDP-diacylglycerol--glycerol-3-phosphate 3-phosphatidyltransferase, which produces MNLANRLTMSRILLTFVFMFFLFCHGLWPKILSLIVFSLAALSDLFDGMIAQRRNMVTDFGRLMDPIADKILVLAAFAAFVQLQLIDAWMFMIIVSREILITSLRLFALNKGKVLSAARAGKHKTVLQMLVIFAILGFIVLKEIVLKYYTWNPAWENIFRQGIFFLMLLTVGLTLFSGLSYLWENRKVITRL; this is translated from the coding sequence ATGAATTTAGCAAATCGCTTGACTATGTCGCGGATTTTATTAACTTTTGTATTTATGTTTTTTTTATTCTGTCACGGGCTTTGGCCTAAGATTTTAAGTTTGATAGTTTTTAGCCTGGCAGCTTTATCTGATTTATTTGATGGGATGATCGCCCAGCGCAGAAACATGGTTACTGATTTTGGTAGGCTTATGGATCCTATCGCCGATAAAATTTTGGTGCTGGCGGCTTTTGCGGCATTTGTGCAATTGCAATTAATCGATGCCTGGATGTTTATGATTATAGTTTCCAGGGAGATTCTAATTACATCTTTACGGCTGTTTGCTTTAAACAAAGGTAAAGTATTATCTGCAGCCCGTGCGGGAAAACACAAGACAGTTTTGCAGATGCTAGTGATTTTTGCTATTTTGGGTTTTATCGTGTTAAAAGAGATCGTGCTTAAATATTATACTTGGAATCCGGCGTGGGAAAACATTTTCCGCCAAGGGATTTTCTTCCTTATGCTTCTTACCGTAGGTTTAACTCTTTTTTCCGGATTATCATATCTTTGGGAGAATCGCAAGGTTATTACCCGTTTATGA
- a CDS encoding phosphatidylglycerophosphatase A — protein MKIDNPGDFLAKAISSVFFIGYLPLVPGTFGSLAGVGVFYLCRGLSQPVYFLFIFCIIVLGLLTSGKVERLLNKKDPSCVVIDEVMGMLIALSFMPYDLKIVILAFFIFRILDTLKPYPAGKLQDVHGAVGIMADDLVAGVYTNIVLQVILRLAFFKAV, from the coding sequence ATGAAGATTGATAATCCAGGTGATTTTTTGGCTAAAGCAATTTCTTCAGTTTTTTTTATCGGGTATCTGCCTCTGGTGCCGGGTACATTCGGCAGCCTTGCAGGGGTTGGTGTTTTTTATTTATGCAGAGGACTAAGCCAGCCGGTTTATTTTTTATTTATTTTTTGTATAATAGTTTTGGGGTTACTAACAAGCGGGAAGGTTGAAAGGCTGCTGAACAAAAAGGATCCGTCTTGCGTTGTTATCGACGAGGTAATGGGTATGCTCATTGCTTTAAGTTTTATGCCCTATGATTTAAAGATAGTTATTTTGGCTTTTTTTATTTTTCGGATTTTGGATACTCTTAAGCCGTATCCGGCGGGTAAATTACAGGATGTGCATGGGGCAGTTGGGATAATGGCAGATGATTTAGTTGCAGGTGTATATACCAATATCGTGCTTCAGGTAATCTTAAGGCTAGCTTTTTTTAAAGCAGTATAG
- the thpR gene encoding RNA 2',3'-cyclic phosphodiesterase has protein sequence MRAFIAIELPSGIKNAISKIQYKLKTTLPKISWVKPTNLHLTLKFLGEITSKKLSDINQIITETTQVNTSFKIKLETVGIFPNITKAHIIWIGTEDAPETLKQIIGQLETKLGQYGIAKEKRPFRTHITIGRLKSRIVPSKLEKSLGNIKTDMVHENLEFVARGITLFQSTLSPSGPIYTALKKASLKIT, from the coding sequence ATGCGCGCATTTATAGCAATAGAACTACCCTCAGGCATCAAAAATGCTATCTCCAAAATACAGTATAAGCTAAAAACTACTCTTCCTAAAATCAGCTGGGTCAAACCGACAAACCTGCATCTTACCCTAAAATTTCTCGGAGAGATTACTTCAAAAAAACTTAGTGATATTAATCAAATAATCACAGAAACAACACAGGTAAATACTAGTTTTAAAATAAAATTAGAAACAGTAGGAATTTTTCCAAACATAACAAAAGCCCATATAATTTGGATAGGTACCGAAGATGCACCTGAAACATTAAAACAAATTATCGGACAATTAGAAACAAAGCTTGGGCAATACGGAATAGCCAAAGAAAAACGCCCTTTCCGTACGCATATTACTATCGGAAGGCTTAAAAGTCGTATTGTACCTTCTAAACTAGAGAAATCTCTTGGCAATATAAAAACCGATATGGTTCATGAAAATTTGGAGTTTGTTGCTAGAGGGATTACTTTATTTCAAAGCACGCTTTCACCTAGCGGCCCAATCTATACTGCTTTAAAAAAAGCTAGCCTTAAGATTACCTGA
- a CDS encoding CinA family protein, with amino-acid sequence MFNKIIKLAHKNLFSSAKTVSVAESCTGGLLSSLLTQTPGSSKYFLLGAVTYSNRSKELILNIPTHTITKYGAVSEKVAILMAKNIRKKINSDFGLSITGIAGPVRSGALRRGTSNRAGPTGATLDKPIGTVFICLSYKKKNICQKFLFCGSRNEIRKKSAYEALRLLCAHL; translated from the coding sequence ATGTTCAATAAAATCATAAAGCTGGCACATAAAAATTTATTTTCTAGCGCAAAAACCGTTTCTGTTGCCGAATCCTGCACAGGTGGACTACTCTCTTCCCTCCTAACCCAAACGCCTGGATCTTCAAAATACTTTCTTTTAGGGGCAGTTACCTATAGCAATCGATCCAAAGAATTAATTTTAAATATTCCTACGCATACTATTACAAAATATGGCGCGGTATCAGAAAAAGTTGCAATATTAATGGCCAAAAATATCCGTAAAAAAATAAATTCGGACTTTGGCCTGAGCATTACCGGAATCGCCGGCCCCGTTAGAAGTGGCGCCTTGCGCCGCGGGACTTCTAACAGGGCAGGGCCCACAGGAGCAACCCTGGACAAGCCCATAGGAACTGTCTTTATTTGTTTGTCCTATAAGAAAAAGAATATTTGTCAAAAATTCTTGTTTTGCGGTAGCCGTAATGAAATCCGAAAAAAATCCGCTTATGAAGCTTTACGCTTATTATGCGCGCATTTATAG
- a CDS encoding bifunctional 3,4-dihydroxy-2-butanone-4-phosphate synthase/GTP cyclohydrolase II, with amino-acid sequence MFNSIAEILNDLKTGKMVIVVDDEDRENEGDLVMAASSAKPLDINFMAKFGRGLICVPMEEERLRFLELDPMLKNTLAASKEDPFKTAWMISVDAASDITTGISAADRSKTIEVLINPKTKPEDLVRPGHVFPLRCRLGGVLVRAGHTEASLDLMRLAGLYQAGVICEIMNDDGTMARLPQLLEFAKRHSLKICTIAGLIEYRRRREKLVEAVVETKLPTKFGEFKLTIYRDKTNGQTHIVLCMGHGFDESILVRVHSECLTGDVFGSLRCDCGHQLEKAFALIGQEKKGIILYMNQEGRGIGLVEKMRAYNLQDQGMDTVQANEALGHKADLRDYGIGAQILVDLGVKKIRLLTNNPRKIVGLEGYGLEVSERIPLEIEPNAQNYKYLKTKKEKLGHHLDL; translated from the coding sequence ATGTTTAACAGTATTGCTGAAATTCTAAATGATTTAAAAACCGGGAAAATGGTGATCGTGGTTGATGATGAAGATCGCGAGAATGAAGGTGATTTAGTGATGGCTGCCTCAAGCGCCAAGCCGCTAGATATAAATTTTATGGCTAAATTCGGCCGTGGACTCATTTGTGTCCCTATGGAAGAAGAAAGGCTGCGATTCTTAGAGCTTGACCCAATGCTTAAGAATACTCTTGCAGCTAGCAAGGAGGACCCCTTTAAAACTGCTTGGATGATTTCTGTTGATGCGGCCTCTGATATAACCACGGGAATTTCGGCCGCAGATCGGTCTAAAACAATCGAAGTTTTGATTAATCCTAAGACTAAGCCGGAGGATTTGGTCCGTCCGGGACATGTTTTTCCTTTACGCTGCCGTTTGGGTGGGGTTTTGGTCAGGGCAGGGCATACCGAAGCAAGCCTGGATTTAATGCGCCTGGCTGGTTTATATCAAGCAGGAGTAATTTGTGAAATTATGAATGATGATGGCACGATGGCTCGCCTGCCGCAGCTCTTAGAATTTGCCAAAAGGCATAGTTTAAAGATTTGTACGATTGCTGGGCTTATCGAATATCGCCGCAGGAGAGAAAAGCTGGTTGAGGCAGTTGTCGAGACAAAATTGCCTACGAAGTTCGGTGAATTTAAGTTAACTATTTATCGTGATAAAACCAATGGCCAGACGCATATTGTTTTGTGCATGGGCCATGGCTTTGATGAATCCATTTTGGTGCGTGTCCATTCAGAATGTTTAACTGGAGATGTTTTTGGTTCTTTACGTTGTGACTGCGGACATCAACTTGAAAAAGCTTTTGCGCTTATTGGCCAGGAAAAAAAAGGTATAATTCTTTATATGAACCAGGAGGGACGGGGTATCGGATTAGTCGAGAAAATGCGCGCATATAATTTGCAGGATCAGGGAATGGATACGGTCCAAGCCAATGAGGCATTGGGCCATAAAGCTGATTTACGTGATTATGGTATCGGAGCTCAGATTCTGGTTGATCTAGGGGTTAAAAAGATAAGGTTGTTAACGAATAATCCACGTAAAATTGTAGGTTTAGAAGGTTATGGCCTGGAGGTTAGCGAGCGTATACCTTTAGAAATTGAACCTAATGCTCAAAATTATAAATATTTAAAAACAAAAAAAGAGAAACTAGGGCATCATCTAGATCTCTAA
- the ribE gene encoding 6,7-dimethyl-8-ribityllumazine synthase, with the protein MAKVIEGKLIAKGQTFGLVASRFNDFMTKELVSGCIDTLIRHGAEDKDITVAWVPGAFEVPLVAQKMAKSKSFDALICLGTVIRGATPHFDYIAAEVAKGVAKVSLDNSIPVIFGIITADSIEQAVERAGSKDGNKGRDAAMSAIEMINLSGQLLSLR; encoded by the coding sequence ATGGCAAAAGTGATTGAGGGTAAACTGATAGCCAAAGGACAAACCTTTGGTTTGGTGGCTTCACGTTTCAATGATTTTATGACTAAGGAATTGGTAAGTGGATGTATTGATACTTTGATCAGGCATGGGGCCGAAGATAAGGACATTACGGTGGCATGGGTTCCCGGAGCTTTTGAAGTTCCGTTGGTTGCCCAGAAAATGGCAAAAAGCAAATCATTCGACGCTTTAATTTGCTTAGGTACAGTTATCCGGGGAGCAACTCCGCATTTTGATTATATTGCTGCGGAAGTAGCAAAAGGTGTGGCTAAAGTTTCTTTGGATAATAGTATACCGGTAATTTTTGGCATAATTACCGCTGATAGTATTGAGCAGGCAGTAGAACGTGCAGGTTCCAAGGATGGCAATAAAGGAAGAGATGCGGCTATGAGCGCTATTGAAATGATTAATTTATCTGGACAATTACTGAGTCTCCGGTAA
- the nusB gene encoding transcription antitermination factor NusB, whose product MRKRTKSREYVLQMLYQVDITRGNWQEVLENFWQSNEIGEISDELKDFSSQLLGGVIGHMQEIDRKISKYAANWQLERMAFVDRNIMRLGCFELLYREDIPPKVAINEAVELAKKYSGTESGKFVNAILDQIKIEKEK is encoded by the coding sequence ATGCGTAAACGAACTAAGTCACGTGAATATGTGTTACAAATGCTCTATCAGGTGGATATTACCCGGGGTAATTGGCAGGAAGTCTTGGAAAATTTCTGGCAGAGCAATGAAATAGGGGAGATTTCTGATGAGCTTAAAGATTTCTCTTCACAGCTGCTTGGCGGGGTAATTGGGCATATGCAGGAAATTGACAGAAAGATTAGTAAATACGCGGCGAATTGGCAGTTAGAGCGCATGGCATTTGTGGATCGTAATATTATGCGCCTGGGATGTTTTGAACTTTTGTACCGGGAGGATATTCCTCCAAAGGTTGCGATTAATGAGGCAGTGGAGCTGGCTAAAAAATATTCCGGTACCGAATCCGGCAAGTTTGTTAACGCTATATTGGATCAAATAAAAATTGAAAAAGAAAAATAA
- a CDS encoding PHP domain-containing protein, translating into MKKKNKSPHQLKDNLSFSPIGVRVKYADLHVHSLASDGTYSPAKLVKASISAKLSAIAITDHDTLEAIPELLAEAKGTDLEIIPGIELTAQYEGREVHMLGYFLDYQNTALLEKLKLIQKNRIQRVHKIIKNLGELGVKLDAEVVFDISGKATVGRMHIARALLKEGRVTSIPEAFRKYIGDKSPAYVLGFDLGVADAIKMIKNASGVSVLAHPYLLRNDDLITEFISYGLDGIEVYYPEHSQSMINFYLDLAKKLNLLVTGGSDFHGSAKPDIKLGMIKIPFELVEKLRHKK; encoded by the coding sequence TTGAAAAAGAAAAATAAATCCCCACACCAATTGAAAGATAATTTGAGTTTTTCACCAATTGGTGTGAGGGTAAAATACGCTGATTTACATGTGCATAGTTTGGCCAGCGACGGCACATACAGCCCCGCCAAATTGGTAAAGGCCAGTATCTCTGCTAAGCTTTCTGCAATTGCTATAACTGACCATGATACATTAGAAGCAATACCTGAGCTTTTGGCAGAGGCAAAGGGCACTGATTTGGAAATAATTCCCGGGATCGAATTGACTGCTCAATATGAAGGGCGGGAGGTACATATGCTCGGGTATTTTCTAGATTACCAAAATACTGCCCTGCTTGAAAAATTAAAATTAATTCAAAAAAACCGGATCCAAAGGGTTCATAAAATTATAAAAAATTTAGGCGAATTAGGAGTTAAGCTTGATGCTGAAGTTGTTTTTGATATTTCTGGGAAAGCTACAGTAGGCAGGATGCATATTGCTAGAGCTCTTCTTAAGGAAGGTAGAGTAACTTCGATTCCGGAGGCTTTTCGTAAATATATCGGTGATAAATCGCCAGCTTATGTTTTAGGATTTGATCTTGGGGTGGCTGATGCAATAAAAATGATAAAAAATGCATCTGGTGTTTCTGTTTTAGCACACCCTTATTTATTGCGCAATGACGACTTAATTACTGAATTTATAAGCTATGGATTAGATGGTATAGAGGTTTATTATCCCGAACATTCACAGTCTATGATTAATTTTTATCTGGATCTGGCTAAAAAACTTAATCTTTTAGTTACCGGTGGTAGTGATTTTCATGGTAGCGCCAAACCCGATATAAAATTAGGAATGATTAAAATACCGTTTGAGCTGGTAGAAAAACTTCGCCATAAGAAATGA
- the ribD gene encoding bifunctional diaminohydroxyphosphoribosylaminopyrimidine deaminase/5-amino-6-(5-phosphoribosylamino)uracil reductase RibD, with protein sequence MIKKTDEYYMGLALRLALKAKGKTSPNPLVGALVVKAGKIIGRGFHVKAGLAHAETIALDEAGSRARGATLYVTLEPCTHTGRIPPCVDRIIGSGIEKVVVGMIDPNPLNNGRGISLLKQNNIKVNAGLLEDQLKKINESFIKYITRRLPFITVKVGQSLDGRIATRTGDSKWITSDKSRSFAHKLREDYDAIMVGVNTVLRDNPRLNTWFSQKKLIKVIVDSNLSTPENSNIFSGDSQVIIITLASRPGQETENRKNLAAKAKILEVKERSGQINLRDALKKLAQLQISNIIVEGGGTLIGSLFDERLVDKVLFFISPKIIGGKDAVSSVMGTGVKRIGQAIKLHEIKIRRFDEEFLIEARVTP encoded by the coding sequence ATGATTAAAAAAACAGATGAATATTATATGGGGCTAGCGTTAAGGCTGGCGCTTAAGGCCAAAGGAAAGACTTCTCCAAATCCGCTGGTAGGCGCATTGGTGGTAAAAGCTGGCAAGATTATTGGCCGCGGTTTTCATGTTAAAGCCGGGCTTGCGCATGCGGAGACTATTGCTTTAGATGAAGCAGGAAGTAGGGCAAGGGGAGCAACTTTGTATGTTACGCTTGAGCCATGTACACATACTGGCCGTATTCCACCTTGTGTTGATCGCATAATTGGAAGCGGTATAGAAAAAGTAGTTGTTGGTATGATTGATCCTAATCCATTAAATAATGGCAGAGGCATCTCATTGCTTAAACAGAATAATATTAAAGTAAATGCAGGCCTGCTAGAGGATCAGTTGAAAAAGATAAATGAGAGTTTTATAAAATATATTACCAGGCGCCTTCCTTTTATTACAGTAAAAGTCGGACAATCTTTGGATGGGCGTATTGCAACGCGTACCGGTGATTCCAAATGGATTACTTCTGATAAATCGCGCAGTTTTGCGCATAAATTACGCGAAGATTATGATGCAATTATGGTGGGGGTAAATACCGTTTTACGGGATAATCCGCGCCTCAATACCTGGTTTTCCCAAAAAAAGTTAATTAAAGTAATTGTTGATAGCAATTTGAGCACTCCGGAAAATTCGAATATTTTTTCAGGGGATTCCCAGGTAATTATCATTACTTTGGCAAGCCGTCCGGGGCAGGAGACGGAGAACCGTAAAAATTTAGCGGCAAAAGCTAAAATTCTTGAAGTTAAGGAAAGATCCGGACAGATTAATTTACGTGACGCCCTTAAAAAACTGGCCCAATTGCAGATAAGTAATATTATTGTTGAAGGAGGAGGGACTTTGATCGGTTCGCTTTTTGATGAAAGGCTTGTGGATAAAGTTCTATTTTTTATCAGCCCTAAGATTATCGGTGGTAAGGATGCTGTTTCTTCGGTAATGGGCACCGGAGTCAAGCGTATAGGCCAGGCAATAAAATTACATGAAATAAAGATCAGGCGATTTGATGAAGAGTTTTTAATTGAGGCGAGGGTTACTCCATAA
- a CDS encoding riboflavin synthase, with protein MFTGIVEELGRIRKISRKAGVALLEINAKETLIDTKIGDSIAVNGVCLTVISIGNNFFTFEVIDNTIKSTNLGLLRVGQEVNLERSLKIGDRISGHFVSGHIDCLGLVRKKGLRSGSFEFEISIPTAFMRYCLPKGSISLDGVSLTLANIGSSTIKVCIIPHTLKNTTLSFKGFADKLNVEFDILAKTRLN; from the coding sequence ATGTTTACCGGTATTGTTGAAGAATTGGGACGGATAAGGAAAATATCGCGCAAGGCAGGGGTAGCTCTTTTGGAAATTAATGCCAAAGAGACACTGATTGATACTAAGATTGGCGACAGCATCGCAGTGAATGGCGTATGTTTAACGGTTATTTCTATAGGAAATAATTTTTTTACCTTCGAAGTTATTGATAATACGATTAAAAGTACTAACCTGGGATTACTAAGAGTAGGCCAGGAAGTTAATCTCGAGCGTAGCCTTAAAATAGGGGATAGGATTTCTGGGCATTTTGTTAGTGGACATATTGATTGTTTGGGGTTAGTGCGCAAGAAAGGTTTGCGTAGTGGTAGCTTTGAATTTGAAATTTCTATTCCAACTGCTTTTATGCGCTATTGCCTGCCAAAAGGGTCAATATCCCTGGATGGGGTTAGTTTGACCTTAGCTAATATTGGTTCCAGTACTATTAAAGTTTGCATTATTCCCCATACCCTTAAAAATACAACTCTAAGTTTTAAAGGCTTTGCGGATAAATTGAACGTGGAGTTCGATATCCTCGCTAAAACTAGGTTAAACTAG
- a CDS encoding acylphosphatase — protein sequence MKKRLHLFYSGRVQGVGFRYTVQDIAEQQKVSGWVRNLDDSRVEVIVEAEEGVLNNFLQQISQHFSRYIQDVSMEWQPASGEFRDFKIVF from the coding sequence ATGAAAAAACGGCTGCACCTTTTTTATTCAGGCAGGGTTCAGGGGGTGGGATTTCGTTATACCGTTCAGGATATAGCAGAGCAGCAAAAGGTGAGCGGATGGGTAAGAAATTTAGATGACAGCAGGGTAGAGGTTATTGTTGAAGCTGAGGAAGGCGTGCTCAACAATTTTCTACAACAAATAAGCCAGCATTTTTCTCGTTATATCCAAGACGTTTCTATGGAATGGCAGCCGGCAAGCGGCGAATTCCGCGATTTTAAAATTGTATTCTAG
- the ligA gene encoding NAD-dependent DNA ligase LigA has product MSVQIKNKIEKLKERIRTHDYLYYVMSQPSISDKEYDDLMVQLTALENKYPQYRATDSPSQRISSGISEGFKMVKHSVGMFSLDNTYSIDELRLWDERVRKGLGSNIIYEYVVELKFDGVSVNLKYVSGKLKVGATRGDGQTGEDVTGNIKTIRAIPLALLGKERLDFIEIRGEAYIEKKDFLKINDERMRAGDVLFANPRNATSGSLKLLDSNLVAKRRLNFFAHSLGAYRGPEINNQWDFLAKLKYWGVRTNKHSALCQNIDEVINFCQKWQDKRDELEYEIDGIVVKINSFSQQKKLGFTAKSPRWAVAYKFAARQATTDLLAIKINVGRTGVITPTARLLPVECSGVVISNATLHNFDEIKRLGLREGDRVLIERAGDVIPKVVKVVEQKGKKAYDIPQRCPACGERIIKEKAEDVAYRCINSDCPAQLERALLHFASRDALDIEGLGEAVISQLVKLGLLKSLAGIYKLKIGDLLKLDLFKEKKANNLLAAIQKSKVAPLSRLIFALGIRHVGQKAAYTLASKFFDMDKLMQAKLEEFDKIPEIGQVMATSIADYFNLSQTKKLIQELKNSGQNMRQDVIKVKANKLTGKTVVFTGELEGFSRNQAEELVRQSGGMSSSSVSNKTDFLVVGTSAGSKFDKAKELRIKIITEREFEEMVK; this is encoded by the coding sequence ATGTCCGTCCAGATCAAAAATAAAATCGAGAAATTAAAAGAAAGAATACGCACGCATGATTATCTTTATTATGTTATGAGCCAGCCGTCTATTTCCGATAAAGAATATGATGATTTAATGGTTCAGTTGACAGCCCTGGAAAATAAATATCCCCAATATCGCGCTACTGATTCTCCTAGCCAGCGAATAAGTTCAGGGATAAGCGAAGGTTTTAAGATGGTAAAACATAGCGTAGGTATGTTCTCTTTAGATAATACTTATTCTATTGATGAATTAAGGCTTTGGGATGAACGTGTACGTAAAGGATTGGGAAGTAATATTATTTATGAATATGTTGTGGAGCTTAAGTTTGATGGTGTTAGTGTAAACCTGAAATATGTTTCAGGAAAGCTAAAAGTAGGTGCAACCCGGGGTGACGGGCAGACAGGAGAAGATGTGACGGGCAATATAAAAACTATCCGTGCTATTCCTCTGGCGCTGTTGGGAAAAGAAAGATTAGATTTTATCGAGATCCGCGGTGAAGCCTATATCGAAAAAAAAGATTTTTTGAAAATTAATGATGAACGTATGAGAGCTGGCGACGTTTTATTCGCTAATCCGCGCAATGCTACAAGCGGTTCCTTAAAATTATTGGATAGCAATCTTGTGGCCAAAAGGCGGCTTAATTTTTTTGCGCATTCCTTGGGGGCTTACCGTGGCCCAGAGATAAATAATCAATGGGATTTTTTGGCTAAGTTAAAATATTGGGGTGTACGCACCAATAAGCATTCTGCGCTTTGTCAGAATATTGATGAGGTAATTAATTTTTGTCAGAAGTGGCAGGATAAAAGGGATGAGCTTGAATATGAAATTGATGGGATTGTAGTGAAAATAAATAGTTTTTCGCAGCAGAAAAAGTTGGGTTTTACCGCCAAAAGCCCCCGCTGGGCAGTTGCTTATAAGTTTGCTGCCCGTCAAGCAACTACGGATCTTTTGGCGATCAAGATTAATGTGGGGCGTACCGGAGTAATTACTCCTACTGCCCGGCTTTTGCCCGTAGAGTGTTCGGGCGTAGTTATAAGCAATGCTACCTTACATAATTTTGATGAAATAAAGAGGCTGGGTTTAAGGGAGGGTGACCGTGTACTTATAGAGCGGGCAGGAGATGTGATTCCTAAGGTTGTTAAAGTGGTCGAGCAAAAAGGCAAGAAGGCTTATGATATTCCTCAAAGGTGCCCTGCCTGCGGAGAAAGGATAATCAAAGAGAAAGCAGAAGATGTGGCATATCGTTGTATTAATTCCGATTGTCCTGCGCAGCTTGAACGGGCACTTTTACATTTCGCCAGCCGCGATGCTTTGGATATTGAAGGTTTGGGTGAGGCGGTAATTAGCCAGTTAGTAAAATTGGGATTATTAAAAAGTTTAGCGGGTATCTATAAACTTAAGATTGGCGATTTGTTGAAACTAGATTTATTTAAAGAGAAGAAGGCCAATAATCTTTTAGCGGCAATTCAAAAAAGTAAGGTAGCGCCTTTGTCGCGCCTGATTTTTGCTTTAGGCATTCGTCATGTAGGCCAGAAAGCTGCTTATACGTTGGCAAGTAAGTTTTTCGATATGGATAAGCTTATGCAGGCAAAGCTTGAGGAATTCGATAAGATACCAGAGATAGGCCAAGTTATGGCAACATCCATTGCAGATTATTTTAACCTTAGCCAGACTAAAAAACTGATTCAGGAATTAAAAAATTCAGGGCAAAATATGCGCCAAGATGTTATCAAAGTTAAAGCCAATAAACTAACCGGTAAAACAGTGGTCTTTACAGGGGAACTTGAAGGATTTTCGCGTAATCAGGCAGAAGAGTTGGTGCGCCAGTCCGGAGGAATGTCATCTTCTAGCGTGAGCAATAAAACCGATTTTTTAGTGGTAGGAACAAGCGCAGGTTCAAAATTTGATAAAGCCAAGGAATTAAGGATTAAGATTATTACTGAGCGTGAGTTCGAGGAGATGGTCAAATGA